One Triticum dicoccoides isolate Atlit2015 ecotype Zavitan chromosome 3B, WEW_v2.0, whole genome shotgun sequence genomic window, aatgattgccttttcttacgggatgcctgctcggaagaaatcgacgatgtcccaggtacacattcttcctacaactctccaaatatatactgtcagtatcatccaaatagtgcgtgcatccacggtatcccttgtttttctgtcctgaaaggttactgagagcaggccaatcattgatggtcacgaacagcaacgcctttaggtcaaattctccctgtccgtgctcatcccatacacgtacacttgttccattccacagctgtaatagttcttcaactaatggccttaggtacacatcaatgtcgttgccgggttgcttagggccttggatgagcactggcatcataatgaacttccgcttcatgcacaaccaaggaggaaggttatacaaacatagagccacaggccacgtgctatggttgctgctctgctccccaaaaggattaatgccatctgcgcttagaccaaaccatacattccttgggtcacctgcaaactcctccctgtactttctctcgatttttctccactgcgaaccatcagcgggtactctcaactttccgtctttcttacggtattctctgtgccaccgcatcgccttcgcatgctctttgttttggaacaaatgtttcaaccgtggtattataggagcataccacatcaccttggcaggaatcttcttcctggggcgctcgccctcgacatcaccagggtcatcgcgactgatcttataatgcaatgcaccatataccgggcaagcgttcaaatcctcgtacacaccgcggtagaggatgcagtcattagggcatgcatgtatcttctgcacctctaaccctagagggcagacaaccttctttgcttcatacatactctcgggcaattcgttgtcctttggaagcatattctttatcattacaagCAACTTTCCAAattccttgtcagatacaccattctctgctaaggatggcaattttatccatggacatggatacccgcggatacccgacccgaatgggtagggTTTGGGTTCATTTTTACGTCCATGGATGGCACCCGAACCCGACCCGATTATTCATGGATAGGACATGGACATAGTTATGTATCCGTGGAtatacccgaacccgacccgatagtatgacaTGTGGGGCAAAATTCAATGATCCACACTATCCCAACTtccaatttatttattttctttatttataaaaaATGATAAATAATTTTTGCAATCCCTCCCAACCGTAACTTACTCCACTACCGCTTCagattctgtttttttaatactcatTCTTGTATCTCCTCGTTAAACGACTCGGCATTAAGCAGTGACTCCATCTCCTCGGCTTGCTCCTCCCGCAGCCCGGTACAGCCGTCGGCGCCGCCAGATCTTACAGCACTTCAGAAGCCAACGCCACATCTGGACAGTGGCAGCCCAACGCCCCAACTCCATATCCCCTCAACCCCTCCATCTTCGCTTCTCCACGCACACACGGGAACGACGGCGGGCCGGCGACGGTGGCGGGCTGGCGCAAGGCTCTGAGCTGCGATGCGGAGCGGCGCGACGTACAAGAGCGTTGTTGCGCGCAGGACCAGGAGCACGACGACATGGCTGTGCTGGGAGGCAGCCGCGGGCAGACCATGACGAGGAGCCTGACCATGCTGAGGAGCTTACAGCCACACCAAATAGCCGACGCTTAGGGTAATCTTTTGTTCCATCAATCCCTCTCTTGTATGTCTAGCGCTCCTGTACATGGGTGTGCCGCTTGTGCTGTTCGTGAATTTGTGCAAAATACTCTTGTACTTCAGTTTACAGTAGAAATTGGAGCAGAGTACTCTTGTACTTCAGTTTACAGTACCAATTTTTGCAAAGTACTCTTGAATATCAGTATTAATTTTCATAAGTTACTAATGGTGTCACAGTTCGTTTTTGGTACATGGGATGGTCCGTGGTTTGTATATATGCAAGTTAATTAGTAATTAGGTATTGCCACATAAGTGAATTTCAATCTGACATGTAATTTTGGCAGGTCTAACTTATTCGCTAAAAGAACAAACATAGAAAAAATAATTTAGGTTGCTAGTTACCATTCACTGCAACTTACAGATCACAATATTTTCAAATCTGTACAGTTTATCTTTTTGACTGAAACTGTACAGTCTCGATATTATGTGCCTTGTCTAACTTTAATTGAAACTGAAGATGGTGTTTTTTTGCTTGTATAGATCAGTAGCTTCTCATGATAGAGCACAAGGCCCTGTTGTGGTTAGCCCTGGAAATGTATATCAGCTGGTAGCCCAACATCTAAATATTGGCATTAGGGGATAGCAACTCCAATCTATTTGCGGAATTTCAAAGTGTtcttgatgatgaagaagaaaatatggtaacatattCCACTCATGAAATTCCACTTCTAAATGTCGCAAACTTGCAATGTTTATTCTGTTTATTTCCATGATTTTAATATCAGTTCTTTAGTTATGTTCACTTCAAGGGTGAGTATGATTCCATCATAACCGAAGCCTAGAAGATGATGCCTAGAACATTGAGGTGAAGAATGAAAGATTATTCCTAGAACAttgaggtgaagaatggaagatgATGCATGGTTGTACCTGTGGTTACTAGATGTTTTGTGGTGCCATTTTGTGAGAAACTAAGACTGAGAAATGATGTAGCATTATTGCTCCAGTCTGCGTGGTGCTCTGGTCTTCAGTCTCTGGGCGTTGTGTCACCTTGTCTCGCATGAGGTGCGATGTAATAAGTTTCTTGCTGGCTCAGTGAACCGACTAGTTTCTGAACCTTGCGTCTCCCTTGATGTTTTGTGGATGTTGTTTCAAGGTGCTGATACCTCTTTTCTTTAATTTAGTTGCAACTATTATTGGTCTATACTTGAATCTTGAATCTGAGAGCCTCAATCAAAGGTCAGGCAATAGCCTATTATCTAAAAAAATGTTGTGCTATTGCTATGATATGCACTTGTGAATCAGAGAGATTATTTGGTGATGTGAGAATTTGAGAGATTATTTGGTGATGTGCACTTTTTATGTCATCTTGTTAGAATCTAGAAGATGATTTGATGTTGTGCACTTGAGCTATGTTGTTTTGTGAAAATTTGAGATCTTATGTGAATCTTGTGCACTTGTGtgcaatgttttatatatgtatacGTGTTGAGAgtacccgatggatatccatacccgaTGGATAtcatcgggtttggacatggacattGTTTTTcgcccatggattttttcatggacGGGCACATAATGTCTTCATGGATTTGGATATGGATTTTATATTGTTCAACCCGGGCCGAACCCGATCCATTGCCATCcttattctctgccttccattgcagcaattccagtgtggtgcccaacttttttttgtcagcttcgcaattcaggtacaacaatttcttgtgatcctctaacatgcgctgcaactttttcctctccaaatcacttgcgcaatttctctttgcatcggcaatggcccgacctagatcatcagtgggctcatctgatgcctcttctttagcttgttcccacattgccggctcagcttcttcctccattgttgtatcatcgtattcaggaaatccatggccaggatagatgtcgtcatcctcttcttcttcattgtcttccatcataacccctctttctctgtgcttggtccaaacattatagtggggcatgaaaccagactcaaataggtggacgtgaatggttcttgacatagagtaattgcgaccattcttacagccagcacatggacaaggcataaaaccatccgcccgcttgtttgcctcagcggcaagcagaaaagtatgcacgccattaatgaatccgggagagcatcggtcatcatacatccattgtcggctcatatcttcattatacacaacaccgaatagaccaaattaatacaagttcatacataaagttcatatacaacagttaattaaatgcaacatacaaataactctctagctaaagaatttaaatgcaacaacaaatgcgatcaagatcgcaactaaggtaacaattgatccaacatcataatgataccaagccacactatcaatggcatattttctaatctttctaatcttcaacctcattttctccatcttgatcttgtgatcatcgatgacatcggcaacatgcaactccaattccatcttctccccctcaattcttttcaatttttctttcaaatactcgttttctctttcaactaaatttaacctctcgacaatagggtcggttggaatttccggttcacatacctcctagataaaaatatctatgtcaacttgatgggcataatttgtcataaacacgaaatgcaacaactagttttaaaagagaatataccacatccgaatcataacaaggacgaggaccgacgaggacggatatcaaaaccatggcactatgtataacaaacaacgtacgggtaagacaattatacgagtaactatatatccaaatcacacatcaatttggtaatgtaaaacattaatGAACAAGAGCCTCGCCACAAGGTGGTGCTGGcgatgggacggtgcgggcgatcgacggtggttacgacggagttttagaaggcactaagtaaaccacacctacatatgcaaagtaagtgttatttttgacctctaattgcatataaatcaaatactagcaaatataattcctcccaaattaatcactatacaaagcattgtaagagctaatctagcaatgagagttgaaaggacaaagttgctaacctttgtgatcatttgaatggatgggggccttcaaatcttgacaaattttgggcaaaatttgtgaggagctcgaggaagagaggggaagaacagaggaagtgcggggaaaggggaagaacagagtggctcgggtggacgaagggtttatgtacgtcaacctttagtaccggttcgtgccacgaaccagtactaaaggtgctggacgggccccagactgacaacatcctgccaccactctctttagtaccggttcgtgccacaaacctttGCTAAAGGTTcgtcatgaaccggtactaatgagagcggccggctagccgttggaaccggcactaatggacacattagtgccggctcaaaatcaaaccggcactaatgtgtctcagatttgcccctttttctactagtgagtttgCATGTAATTTTTTATTAGATGTTTATATGAATCTGTATCATTTTCAGTCCAACAAAATCTAAGTGAGTTCAAGTTTGCATTGAGCATCTTCCAGGTCTCTCTCCTCTTAGGATAATTTAGGTAGTTTTATGCATATTCGCTTCGCATCCTTTCTTTCCTTTGTGCTTAGCGAATGTAACTGACTAAACTTTCTATTGTTTTTGGGTGTCAATAGATCCAGTTGTATTACCCACGGAGCCTGGAGGCGGGAGCAATGTTGATGGTCACCACGACAGTGGGTGGCCGCCGGGAGGCAATGCACTCGCCCGGCGTCATTCACTTCACTGGCATTGGTGGCACCAAGGACGACCGCAACCTCCGTGTTAGTGTTGCGTTGTGTGCGCACGCGACTTAGTCTATGTTTTCATAGAGGCAGAACATTATATCAGGTTATTCAAATATATGTCGTGCATTTGCTCATAATAATACAACTTTTGTCTTTATAAGTTGTGATAAGTGTGCACGGAATGTTTTAATGCCATTTAGTTTATTAATATGAATATCACTGTAATATCTCACACTTATCTGAGGTCTGGATTTAAGTATGCCATTGAGGTTGAGAGAGAGAGGCTAGCACCTTTTTCTGATTAGTCATCTATGTATACATCCATTCATAACAATCATATATAGCCCAATCTAATGTTATCTATGATTTATTTTCTCAATATTACTAATCATACTGACTGCTCAGTCATTTACTCATTTATGTATAGAGCCAGTCCTAACAAATATAGTCAAACTAATGATATCTCTGATTTCTCATGTCAGTATTACAATTCATGCTTACTAATGCTATACttgctttcttagcatgcatcgggAGTATTCTTATGCTGGATTACTTCTTTGGAGTGCAAACGAAGCTGGTGTACCTTGGGAGGTGAAGAATAATAAGCTTGAGAAAATTTTGATAATCTTAGTTTAAGACTTGCTCTGCAACGGAGAGTGTTTGTATTTTTTGGCTTTATTGCTTTTGTGCTACTCTGCAAGTATGCTTGTTTCTGCCAGTATAAGGACAAATATTTTTGCAACTCGTAGTTCATTATTTTTCTAAATAAACAGAGCTTATGATATTTTTCCTTTGTTTTCTTATTGATGATAATGAATAGTTTGCTCCttcagacgtgcgttgcacgtgcacgctgACTTGGCAAAGAAAAAGTGATGAACATTCTCAAGAAAAAAACCGAAGTGACAAACATATGCCATGAAGGTGGCGTAATGTGCCCTTGGATGACATGTTCTTTTTAGGAAGTACTactccattcacaaatataagatggtgCGGATATTCTTATGTGGACTGAAATGAATGAACAAATACgttaaaacatgtctatatacattcttTTTGAACAAAAAATTGTTAGAACATCTTAGTATTTGCGAATGGAGGGAGTACTGCATTTTCTCGCTCTTCGTTAGAACCACAAACACAGAGAATGGGATAGAATCATTATGTAAAGCACATAATAGCAAGCTGTGTATATTCACTAGTCATCACTTGAGCATACAAGCTCGCGTGCGTCTAGTGGAACGGGTCGAGTGAAACGTAGTAGTACAACTGATATTATTCATTCATACCTGAGAGGGGCCGGGCCGGGGTGGAATGTCTATGCAGTATGCTTGATTGCGCGTGAATGCATTATATATGCATGCGGTGCGTATGCGTTGATACATATATATGATGTCATACAGATTGAGGCTATATATTGTTCATCGCTGGCCGGATGGGTTGATCGATGGATTGATTGGGGATCAGAGCCCCTGGGTGGTGCAGTCGGTGGCGCAGAAGACGGCGTTGTTGGTGCATCCGAGGTAGCAGATGGGCATGGTCCCTCCGGTGGACGTGTTGTAGCAGTCGAGGAGGCACGATGCGACCTTCGTCCCGCACCCGCCCATGCACTGCGTCAGCCCCGCCGGCTGGGCCCGGACGCTGCGGCGACCgccggcagcggcagcagcatTCATCTCGTAGCCACCAGCGGCCGCGTCGACCGCGGCGGCGCTGGTGGCCACCAGCGCCAGCAGGAGCAGCGCCGCGGCAGCTGTCGTCGTGGCGCCGGTGCGTGCCATCGTGCGTTGCGTAGGTACTCTGCTCCTTGTCTTGTCTCGTGTGTGCGGTGTGGGGAGATGCTGCACAGACATGCCGGCGTTCGATGGCTTGTATAGGtgctgcagagcatcgggaggtagGGTGCAGGTGCAGGGGAGAAATGTATGAGCTCTGTCTCCGTGGAGCAAGCAACGGAGGCAGACAATGCAAACGCAGTATGTGTGAGCAACAGAAACCGGCCCTTTTCTTGTCGAACTGCACTACTGCTTTTTGCAGATAATAACTTTCCGTAACATATAGCTTTATTTTCAAAATCGTGCCTTCATGTTGATATGGCCGAGTTGGTCTAAAGGCTCCCACTGTCAACAAATATTTTACTTTATTTATCTCGTCCTTTTTTTTGATGAAAAGGGGTTTCCCCCCACCCCAACTTTATAGAAAGCCACGGCAAACAACCAGGCACGGACCGTTAACAGCGCTCGGTGACAGAGAGTAGCTGCCACAGATAGGAAAGGATTTTAAAagactaccctattacaagacttggGTAGTTCATACCAACAGACATAACCAGGGAGATCCCGCTAGCTAACATGATAAACTGGCCGCGACTACAGCCCGGCGACGCCACATTGGAGGGAAGCACTAAGATCTCCACGCGATTCTAAGCAATTCCCCTCTTCGGTGGTCCAAAAGCCTTAAGCACCGGAGAAGTAGCGCACCCTGAGCTTCTGAACAGAGTATTTTCCATTTCTTGATCGTCGCCCCCAACAGGTCCAAGACACACCGTATACTTCGCCATCTTCGTCCCTGGAAAACAAAATCATTTCGAAAACGCCATAAGCTCCACAAGGCAGCAGCAGTAACGGTGTTCAAAGCTTCAAGATGTTTTCTTGTGTTCCAAAAGGAAGTTAATCGATCAAAAGATTTAGGAATATCAATCCTAAAGATATCAGCAACCAGCTTCCAAACATTTTCAGCAACAATACAGTCAA contains:
- the LOC119282030 gene encoding anther-specific protein RTS-like, whose protein sequence is MSVQHLPTPHTRDKTRSRVPTQRTMARTGATTTAAAALLLLALVATSAAAVDAAAGGYEMNAAAAAGGRRSVRAQPAGLTQCMGGCGTKVASCLLDCYNTSTGGTMPICYLGCTNNAVFCATDCTTQGL